One segment of Fusarium oxysporum f. sp. lycopersici 4287 chromosome 15, whole genome shotgun sequence DNA contains the following:
- a CDS encoding bloom syndrome protein, with product MPLNPLTRYLASSGRKRKSSEISEEEFNDLGDFPAIYELPGSYSATSSPGNRSGTRRRDGSRGSRTRRTRDGFKNHLSTEISPISEADGDEILSPSRYVHSPLTHEQSPRKSLPVIDTQHPSKGPTSPLKESAVNSEASNPVHQTNSLPPQMEDGRDESFIPDSDGEFLMPPSHNSSIAILDVSTIKPAQICTHAGPAAMPAVKTSFASLSQRLITPGIAAPRVRAIASNSSQTAKATPEDFFNELPRKTLPESSQTSFLLNQLSSEPSTLTKWSEFMDKLIQQNDKNFLRAINERLPKEKRSEVKSEKERLLRQQKAFKQLTAPTDEYRTLCRKPGELTQVITQAYTQGLDTDEDEVRLDDLIDEIQAVEHVLLKTIDGTGLDVAGFLGTVQKPTHGRPPVSVIVEGTRPMFQKSADMSMMSNVATLASEMGTRVVHETQLPNASQNLQYPATSRIEASQKTITAKPSNAPYQSRPATRPSMVDPMPVDAEFGVGDDGFSDLDEFQLQPVLKAARNLVPGSGSPPQATHRRPGDEFSDFSEDEEMLAFAQDYETHQSHVPISQDFREVVSETTGNAGAVEKPRTSSKKLLTSVAPESIPAALMKHPWSAEVQRMLKYRFRMKGFRHNQLEAINATLGGKDAFVLMPTGGGKSLCYQLPAVIKTGKTQGITIVVSPLLSLMQDQVDHMKALGIQAVAFNGEYSAEYKRQVMTAFEERSPEDYIELLYVTPEMASKNTTFNNGMRTLHHTGKLARIVIYEAHCISQWGHDFRPDYKALGEVRQRYPGVPVMALTATATQNVIVDVRHNLGMDNCQTFSQSFNRPNLHYEVRGKTTNAKCMDEIASLIKSKYANQSGIVYTVSRRNAERVAESLSDQGITARHYHAGIDPQETVEVQTSWQQGQVKIVVATIAFGMGIDKPDVRFVIHHGLPKTLEGYYQETGRAGRDGDPSDCILFYGKQDIRILKKLIADGEGNNEQKERQMSMLNRVTAFCDNKSDCRRVEILRYSGEDFTAAQCRKTCDNCKAGLIFEQREFSEYAIAAIRVVQAQRRITAVQCADILMGRKYPPYEARHSDDWYGMAKSLKKHELARVLDKLLAEKAFHENNQVGHHGMAIQYLKLGSTCRLFLSGRRKLMLSIQVPEESATNKPSKSPSKQASKKPKDQDVTAMPSPYVPLPVG from the exons ATGCCTCTGAATCCTCTGACTCGCTACC TGGCCTCGAGCGgtagaaagagaaagagcAGTGAAATCAGCGAGGAAGAATTCAACGACCTAGGCGATTTCCCAGCCATCTACGAACTTCCTGGTAGCTATTCTGCCACCTCGAGCCCTGGGAATCGATCCGGAACACGTCGAAGAGACGGATCTCGCGGCAGTCGAACACGCCGAACccgcgatggcttcaaaaACCATCTGTCAACCGAAATTTCACCCATCAGTGAGGCGGACGGAGATGAAATACTATCGCCCTCAAGATATGTACACAGCCCGCTTACTCATGAGCAATCCCCTCGGAAATCTTTACCTGTCATCGACACTCAGCACCCCTCAAAGGGACCAACAAGCCCTTTGAAGGAGTCTGCTGTTAATTCTGAAGCTTCCAATCCAGTCCATCAGACCAACTCGCTTCCTCCTCAAATGGAGGATGGCAGGGATGAGTCATTCATTCCTGACTCCGACGGAGAATTTTTGATGCCCCCTTCCCATAATAGCTCAATCGCCATCTTGGACGTCTCTACGATCAAACCAGCACAAATTTGTACTCATGCAGGGCCGGCAGCTATGCCTGCAGTCAAGACAAGCTTTGCTTCGCTCTCCCAACGCCTCATTACTCCAGGAATAGCCGCCCCTAGAGTGCGTGCCATCGCGTCAAACAGCTCGCAGACCGCCAAGGCTACTCCTGAAGATTTTTTCAATGAACTTCCCCGTAAAACCCTTCCCGAATCAAGTCAAACATCGTTTCTTCTGAATCAGTTGAGTTCTGAACCATCGACCTTGACTAAATGGAGTGAGTTCATGGACAAGCTCATTCAGCAAAACGATAAGAATTTCCTAAGAGCGATTAACGAGCGCTTGCCGAAGGAGAAGCGAAGTGAGGTTAAGTCAGAAAAAGAGCGATTGTTACGACAACAGAAGGCCTTCAAACAACTCACTGCCCCAACGGATGAGTATAGGACACTTTGTAGGAAACCCGGAGAGCTTACTCAAGTCATTACTCAAGCCTACACCCAAGGccttgatacggatgaggacgaagttCGACTTGATGACCTCATCGATGAAATCCAAGCGGTGGAACATGTCCTACTCAAAACAATCGATGGCACTGGGCTAGATGTAGCTGGCTTCCTTGGGACTGTCCAGAAACCAACGCATGGTCGCCCTCCTGTATCAGTCATTGTGGAGGGCACTCGACCAATGTTTCAAAAAAGTGCCGACATGTCTATGATGTCGAATGTTGCCACACTAGCCAGTGAGATGGGTACGCGAGTCGTTCATGAGACTCAGCTGCCCAATGCTTCTCAGAACCTGCAGTACccagcaacatcaaggaTTGAGGCCTCGCAAAAGACGA TCACTGCAAAACCCTCAAATGCACCTTATCAGTCAAGACCGGCGACAAGACCATCAATGGTGGATCCCATGCCTGTGGATGCAGAATTTGGTGTCGGTGACGACGGCTTCTCTGATCTGGATGAATTCCAGCTCCAGCCTGTGCTCAAAGCTGCGAGAAACTTGGTACCAGGCAGTGGAAGTCCGCCTCAAGCGACACATCGTCGCCCTGGCGATGAATTCAGTGACTTCagcgaggatgaggagatgCTTGCTTTTGCACAGGATTATGAGACCCATCAGTCCCACGTTCCCATTTCGCAAGACTTTAGAGAAGTCGTCTCGGAGACAACTGGTAATGCTGGAGCTGTTGAAAAGCCTCGAACCTCGTCAAAGAAGCTATTGACGTCAGTAGCGCCAGAGTCAATCCCTGCCGCGCTGATGAAGCATCCGTGGTCAGCTGAAGTTCAAAGGATGCTCAAATACCGGTTCAGAATGAAAGGATTCCGCCATAATCAGCTTGAGGCTATCAATGCAACGTTGGGAGGTAAAGATGCCTTCGTCCTTATGCCAACGGGTGGCGGCAAGTCTTTATGCTATCAATTACCGGCCGTTATTAAAACTGGTAAGACTCAGGGTATCACCATTGTGGTGTCGCCCTTGCTCAGTTTGATGCAAGATCAAGTTGACCACATGAAAGCTCTAGGTATTCAGGCTGTCGCTTTCAATGGCGAATACTCTGCCGAATATAAGAGACAGGTTATGACTGCTTTCGAGGAGAGAAGCCCAGAGGACTACATTGAGCTCCTGTATGTTACCCCCGAGATGGCGAGCAAGAACACTACCTTCAACAATGGGATGCGAACCCTGCATCACACAGGTAAACTTGCACGCATCGTCATTTATGAGGCTCACTGCATCAGTCAATGGGGCCATGATTTCCGGCCAGACTACAAAGCTTTGGGCGAAGTCCGCCAGAGATATCCTGGAGTGCCGGTCATGGCTCTCACAGCCACCGCGACACAGAACGTCATCGTCGACGTCAGGCACAATCTCGGAATGGACAACTGTCAAACGTTCTCACAAAGCTTCAATCGTCCAAATTTACACTACGAGGTTCGCGGAAAGACAACTAATGCCAAGTGTATGGACGAGATCGCGTCGCTGATCAAGTCCAAATATGCGAATCAGAGTGGGATTGTCTACACGGTCTCACGGAGGAACGCAGAAAGGGTTGCGGAGAGTCTTTCAGACCAAGGAATCACCGCCAGGCACTATCACGCAGGCATCGATCCCCAGGAGACGGTTGAGGTACAAACTTCCTGGCAGCAGGGCCAGGTCAAGATTGTCGTTGCAACAATTGCGTTCGGCATGGGCATCGACAAGCCAGACGTGAGGTTTGTCATACACCACGGACTTCCAAAAACCTTGGAAGGATACTATCAGGAGACGGGTCGCGCAGGCAGAGACGGGGATCCCTCCGACTGCATTCTTTTCTATGGCAAGCAGGATATAAGGATCCTGAAGAAGTTGATCGCTGATGGTGAGGGCAACAATGAGCAAAAGGAGCGCCAGATGTCTATGCTCAACCGTGTCACGGCATTTTGTGACAACAAGTCTGATTGCCGACGGGTTGAAATACTTCGCTATTCTGGCGAGGACTTTACTGCAGCGCAGTGCCGCAAGACTTGCGACAATTGCAAAGCTGGTTTGATCTTTGAGCAGCGAGAGTTTTCTGAGTATGCCATAGCGGCCATCCGGGTTGTTCAGGCGCAGAGGCGAATTACAGCGGTGCAATGCGCCGACATCCTCATGGGGAGGAAGTATCCCCCCTATGAGGCACGTCACTCAGATGACTGGTACGGAATGGCAAAGAGCCTTAAGAAGCATGAGCTGGCTCGAGTACTAGACAAGCTGTTAGCCGAGAAGGCATTTCATGAGAACAACCAAGTCGGACATCATGGCATGGCTATCCAGTATCTGAAACTCGGATCGACATGCCGCCTGTTTCTCTCGGGGAGACGGAAGCTCATGTTATCGATTCAGGTGCCGGAAGAGAGCGCGACTAACAAGCCTTCCAAGTCCCCGTCGAAGCAAGCCAGCAAGAAGCCGAAGGATCAGGATGTGACCGCCATGCCGTCGCCATACGTGCCTTTACCAGTTGGATGA